One Tetrapisispora phaffii CBS 4417 chromosome 2, complete genome genomic region harbors:
- the HTS1 gene encoding histidine--tRNA ligase (similar to Saccharomyces cerevisiae HTS1 (YPR033C); ancestral locus Anc_7.445), which yields MLNRLLKPSNSITKRLFTMMSEKVAVDQPKVAATLVGNVNKKESKKNKLQVSLKTPKGTKDWADTDMVIREAIFSTLSNLFKKHGGVTIDTPVFELKEILAGKYGEDSKLIYDLKDQGGEICSLRYDLTVPFARYVAMNNIQNIKRYHIAKVYRRDQPAMTKGRMREFYQCDFDVAGSYEIMVPDAEILSILVEGLTSLGINDFKIKLNHRKILDGIFQIAGVKDEDVRKISSAVDKLDKSPWEVVKKEITEEKGQSEETANKIGEYVKLNGSLKEVHDILSKDEAILANEKAMSGLSEIATLITYAEAFQIEDFISFDLSLARGLDYYTGLIYEAVTAASAPPTDASELKKKAKTDDDASAYVGVGSIAAGGRYDNLVNMFAEASGKKSTQIPCIGVSFGVERIFSLIKQRAVAAAAIKPTATQVFVMAFGGGKDWTGYLPERMKVAKQLWEAGIETEYVYKSKANPRKQFDAAEKSGCPLAVILGKEEYLENKLRVKRLGQEFAEDDGELVDADKIVEVVQQKLSEINQDGVNDVIRLLKGL from the coding sequence ATGCTTAATAGGTTATTGAAACCAAGTAATAGCATTACAAAACGTTTATTTACCATGATGTCTGAGAAAGTTGCAGTCGATCAACCAAAGGTTGCTGCCACTCTAGTTGGAAATGTCAATAAAAAAGAGtctaagaaaaataaattacaagTTTCTTTAAAGACTCCAAAAGGTACTAAAGATTGGGCCGATACTGATATGGTTATTAGAGAAGCTATCTTCAGTACTCTATCTAACTTGTTTAAGAAACATGGTGGTGTTACTATTGATACTCCtgtttttgaattgaaagaaattttaGCAGGTAAATACGGTGAAGATTCGAAATTAATCTACGATTTGAAAGATCAAGGTGGTGAAATTTGTTCTTTACGTTATGATTTAACCGTTCCATTCGCTAGATACGTTGCAATGAACAATATTCAAAACATTAAAAGATACCACATTGCAAAAGTTTACAGAAGAGATCAACCAGCAATGACTAAAGGTAGAATGAGAGAATTTTATCAATGTGATTTTGATGTTGCAGGTAGCTATGAAATAATGGTACCAGACGCTGAAATATTGTCTATTCTAGTTGAAGGTTTGACTAGTTTGGGtattaatgatttcaaGATTAAATTAAACCATAGAAAAATTTTGGACGGTATTTTTCAAATCGCTGGTGttaaagatgaagatgttAGAAAAATCTCTTCTGCTGTCGATAAATTAGATAAATCACCATGGGAAGTCGTGAAAAAGGAAATCACTGAAGAAAAAGGTCAATCCGAAGAAACCGCTAATAAAATTGGTGAATATGTTAAATTAAATGGTTCTTTGAAAGAAGTCCACGATATTTTGTCGAAGGATGAAGCAATATTGGCTAATGAAAAGGCAATGAGTGGTTTAAGTGAAATCGCCACTTTAATCACTTATGCTGAAGCTTTCCAAATCGAAGATTTCATTTCATTCGATTTATCCTTAGCAAGAGGTTTAGATTATTACACTGGTCTAATTTACGAAGCTGTTACTGCTGCTTCCGCTCCTCCAACAGATGCATcagaattaaaaaagaaagctAAGACTGATGATGATGCTTCTGCGTACGTCGGTGTCGGTTCTATCGCTGCTGGTGGTCGTTACGATAATTTAGTTAACATGTTTGCTGAGGCTTCTGGTAAGAAATCTACTCAAATTCCATGCATCGGTGTTTCTTTCGGTGTTGAAAGGATTTTCTCCCTAATTAAACAAAGAGCCgttgctgctgctgccATTAAACCAACTGCCACTCAAGTGTTTGTCATGGCTTTTGGTGGTGGTAAAGATTGGACCGGTTATCTACCAGAGAGAATGAAAGTTGCTAAGCAATTATGGGAAGCAGGCATTGAAACTGAATATGTTTATAAATCAAAGGCTAATCCAAGAAAGCAATTCGATGCTGCTGAAAAATCTGGCTGTCCTTTAGCTGTCATCTTAGGTAAGGAGGaatatttagaaaataagtTACGTGTTAAAAGATTAGGTCAAGAATTTGCTGAAGATGACGGTGAATTAGTTGATGCTGATAAAATCGTTGAGGTTGttcaacaaaaattatcCGAAATTAACCAAGATGGTGTCAATGATGTCATCCGTTTATTAAAGGGTTTATAG
- the EAF6 gene encoding Eaf6p (similar to Saccharomyces cerevisiae EAF6 (YJR082C); ancestral locus Anc_7.447), translating to MDYISRRTIDLLYYPDILLSRSTTEKKMSDKVSNDNNTKANSKNNANNTNHLTDEQKKEYEKLKQDLKKSLKKRNALEDEFDKLNQEIYEKETEYLSNSTTGVTSYQSHGNQVKTHYWGNIVKGFEGFSKPHGHDSNNAFTKEDRIFSLSSIQYTKQPEALEK from the coding sequence ATGGATTACATCTCGAGAAGGACTATAGatttattgtattatcCAGATATTTTACTATCTCGAAGTACAACAGAAAAAAAGATGAGCGATAAAGTCTCCAAcgataataatacaaaagctaattcaaaaaataatgctAACAATACGAACCATTTAACGGATGAGcagaaaaaagaatatgagaaattgaaacaagatttgaagaagtctttgaagaagaggaaTGCTTTAGAGGACGAATTCgataaattgaatcaaGAAATATAcgaaaaagaaacagaatatttatcaaatagTACAACAGGAGTTACAAGTTACCAATCCCACGGTAACCAAGTAAAGACACATTATTGGGGGAATATCGTTAAAGGTTTTGAAGGTTTTTCAAAACCACACGGTCACGATTCAAACAATGCATTCACAAAGGAAGATAGAATATTTTCGTTAAGTAGCATACAATACACTAAACAACCGGAAGCACtagaaaaataa
- the AIM24 gene encoding Aim24p (similar to Saccharomyces cerevisiae YJR080C; ancestral locus Anc_7.446), with amino-acid sequence MRIGGGASTTIGNKRWISLLKPASIVNSGAKDTSTSVELFSLNRASVSDANESKFDVIGEPSTMAALTVPPTIPLYIRRGSLMAIYNNSDSPIAMSFHWKFLLHNLLKFGSLSSTVYQKLECKDRLNVLVTPTFLNFNVFPSARRNEFRTLSNLTLNGTTDWNVYGRDSIVSYEDNTSLEVSTPRANMNIRNLFKRNLKSPFSNKYKVIKGRGNVLLSGNGSVYAIDLHNDTEEIIIKSEYLLAINGINQVHINNSIEQYKLIDPQVEKLYDYKKLSLTVEEAKAFGAKQWLNYFKKVMGSLVNLTQITYFRWLSKPNKFLKIAGPRTVLIQTANNVYMPNVIKNGKSKRTNLSEINLKNINDNSIPNEKESLTKNEERLNQELKYTNIVTIHPKGDVNFKSTKAF; translated from the coding sequence atgagAATTGGTGGGGGTGCGAGCACAACGATTGGTAATAAGAGATGGATATCTTTGTTGAAACCAGCTTCTATTGTCAATAGTGGTGCAAAAGACACAAGTACTTCTGTGGAATTATTTTCTCTGAATAGGGCATCTGTTAGTGATGCTAACGAAAGTAAATTTGACGTTATCGGGGAACCTTCTACAATGGCAGCTTTAACGGTTCCGCCCACAATTCCATTGTATATCAGGAGAGGTTCTCTGATGGCAATTTACAATAATAGTGACTCTCCGATTGCAATGTCATTCCATTGGAAGTTTCTGTTACATAATTTACTTAAGTTTGGGAGTTTATCATCAACCGTTTATCAGAAGCTCGAATGTAAGGATAGGCTGAATGTTTTGGTAACACCAACTTTCCtcaatttcaatgtttTCCCATCAGCAAGAAGAAATGAATTTAGAACgttatcaaatttaacaTTAAATGGTACCACAGATTGGAATGTCTATGGGAGGGATTCTATTGTTTCGTATGAAGATAATACAAGCTTAGAAGTTTCCACACCTAGGGCTAACATGAATATCAGGAATTTGTTTAAGAGGAACTTGAAGTCACCATTTtcaaacaaatataaagtAATCAAAGGTAGGGGTAACGTCCTCCTAAGTGGCAATGGTTCGGTGTATGCGATTGATTTACACAATGATACAGAAGagataattataaaatcgGAATACCTGTTGGCCATAAATGGTATAAACCAAGTACacattaataattcaattgagCAATATAAACTAATTGATCCACAAGTCGAAAAATTGTATGATTATAAGAAACTTTCGTTAACAGTCGAAGAGGCGAAAGCATTTGGTGCGAAACAATggttaaattatttcaaaaaagtGATGGGGTCTTTAGTGAATCTGACTCaaataacatattttaGATGGTTAAGTAAACCAAATAAATTCTTAAAGATTGCTGGACCGAGAACTGTTTTGATTCAAACAGCAAATAACGTTTACATGCCTAACGTCATTAAAAATGGCAAGAGCAAGCGAACAAACTTAAGTGAGATTAACCTTAAGAACATTAATGACAATTCAATTCCGAATGAGAAAGAATCATTGACGAAGAATGAAGAACGTCTAAACCAAGAACTTAAATACACAAACATTGTTACGATCCATCCTAAAGGTGATGTGAATTTCAAAAGTACAAAGGCATTTTGA
- the ARP7 gene encoding Arp7p (similar to Saccharomyces cerevisiae ARP7 (YPR034W); ancestral locus Anc_7.448) has protein sequence MDNTNYVVIHNGTASTIAGFSCSESPKCMIPSSYIQKANGDIVFGTFEMLDEAAKNEDNDEVFTIMDSKFGVPYNWEALEKQWRYIYEEHLKVSPDQLPLAITVPSILTKNVELETKIIEEYCKIAFLKLGIPSLRVVNESLAISLSLGKKNSLIIDLSGSGCSVTPILDGILIKNGILKSKFGGDFLDFEVNKIINEKIKESDKEEMDEDKKSTEMWLESQTWIKDFKRSMIQVSDRSLEETERINKEQIELQKKYSLSTVSGAGDVEMDLNPLSVKEHYLYKPKDMTLSFELRECYKLGEYLFQPKTANEQFNNEDGIGELINRSILTATTAATASNNNSVGIQNSNISMITKTPSGSILNSTANSDSANNDYTSSIDIMNSTSISTESVNNLVTNIIIKGSTSLITGIETRIINEISMKFPNHKISVFANQILNDRILQSWLSCSVILKLSDIAIGMGNELYCKEDYEKKLSLANKNYSKST, from the coding sequence ATGGACAATACAAACTACGTTGTTATTCATAACGGGACAGCATCTACAATTGCTGGTTTCAGCTGTAGCGAATCTCCAAAATGCATGATACCTTCTTCATATATTCAGAAGGCCAACGGTGACATCGTGTTTGGCACTTTTGAAATGCTGGATGAAGCTGCTAAAAATGAGGATAACGATGAAGTGTTCACTATTATGGATTCAAAGTTCGGTGTACCATATAATTGGGAGGCCCTAGAGAAACAATGGaggtatatatatgagGAACATTTAAAGGTTTCCCCTGACCAATTACCCTTAGCTATTACGGTTCCATCAATATTAACTAAGAATGTTGAATTAGAAACCAAAATAATCGAAGAGTATTGTAAAATTGCTTTTCTGAAACTTGGGATACCAAGTTTGAGGGTGGTTAATGAGTCACTGGCTATTTCTTTGAGTTTAGGTAAGAAGAACTCtttaattattgatttGAGTGGTAGTGGTTGTTCCGTTACACCAATCCTGGATGGTATATTGATCAAGAATGGTATTTTAAAATCCAAATTTGGTGGCGATTTCTTAGATTTTGAAgtgaataaaataatcaatgagaaaatcaaagaaagcgataaagaagaaatggATGAAGATAAGAAATCCACTGAAATGTGGTTGGAGAGTCAGACTTGGattaaagatttcaaaagatCGATGATTCAAGTCAGTGATAGAAGTCTAGAAGAAACTGAAAGAATTAACAAAGAGCAAAttgaattacaaaaaaaatattctttatcAACAGTTTCAGGAGCGGGCGATGTTGAGATGGATCTAAATCCATTGTCAGTCAAAGAACATTACTTATACAAACCAAAGGACATGACCCTTTCTTTCGAATTAAGAGAATGTTATAAGCTTGGTGAATATCTATTCCAGCCCAAGACTGCAAACGAACAATTCAACAATGAAGACGGTATTGGCGAACTAATCAATAGATCTATATTAACAGCCACAACTGCAGCCACAGCATCTAACAACAATAGTGTTGGCATACAAAACAGCAACATCTCAATGATCACCAAGACACCGAGTGGATCGATCTTAAACAGCACGGCGAACAGTGACTCTGCAAACAATGATTACACATCTAGCATTGATATCATGAACAGCACTAGTATCTCGACGGAGAGTGTTAACAATTTAGTTactaatataataataaaaggCAGCACATCCTTGATTACCGGTATTGAAACCAGAATTATAAATGAAATCTCCATGAAATTTCCTAACCATAAAATCAGTGTATTTgcaaatcaaatattaaatgacaGGATTTTACAAAGTTGGTTAAGTTGCAGTGTCATTTTAAAACTAAGTGATATCGCCATTGGTATGGGCAACGAACTTTACTGCAAAGAAGACTACGAGAAGAAGCTGAGCTTAGCAAACAAGAATTACAGCAAGAGCACTTGA
- the BNA2 gene encoding dioxygenase BNA2 (similar to Saccharomyces cerevisiae BNA2 (YJR078W); ancestral locus Anc_7.444), whose product MTGILNYIRGVRNDDITLEKYAISAKYGFLSTKQPVQFINIEYYKPWEDIIENLPDLLKEGNLREEIDTNLPILEVSDELLNNVFYLRRAYSILTFLTNAYVWGNKFNGETPIEILSDNIAKPLLKIANILGLPPLSTYAGLILWNFKTVSANNLCCETDPIQIEILNTFTDLDDERWFYIISVFYEKIGGSVLECGVEILNAIKNEDIRLLKSRLNLISSYTYILGDLFTRMNEHTNPDIFYNVLRPFLTGWENSKDLGLPNGVKYGRHGKYKKFAGGSNAQSSLIQFIDILLNVEHKNEEGVANGLSYILEMRKYMPYLHRKFLEHFSAACKLKEFVLKHADDHPDLVKDYDDCLDNLKMFRDKHVKLVTTYIITPSRKAKTLETNKRKHHINNGLAIKGTGSTSFVLFLKQCRTDTVDAGINFKKGKRSS is encoded by the coding sequence ATGACAggaattttaaattatattagaGGAGTCAGGAATGACGATATTACTTTAGAGAAATATGCAATATCAGCAAAATATGGCTTTTTATCAACAAAACAACCGGTTCAGTTTATTaacattgaatattataaacCTTGGGAAGacattattgaaaatttacctgatttattaaaggaAGGAAATTTGagagaagaaattgatacAAATTTACCTATATTAGAGGTAAGTGATGAGTTGTTGAATAATGTTTTCTATTTAAGAAGAGCTTATTCGATATTgacatttttaacaaatgCATACGTTTGGGGTAATAAGTTCAATGGTGAAACTCcgattgaaattttatctGATAATATTGCTAAACcgttattaaaaattgcCAATATTTTGGGTTTACCACCGTTAAGCACGTATGCTGGTTTGATCTTATGGAATTTTAAGACAGTCAGTGCTAATAACCTGTGTTGTGAGACAGATCCTAttcaaattgaaattttaaacaCTTTTACTGATTTAGATGATGAACGCTggttttatattattagtGTGTTTTATGAAAAGATAGGTGGTTCAGTATTGGAATGTGGTGTGGAGATACTTAACGCCATCAAGAATGAAGATATTAGGTTGCTGAAGAGTCGCTTGAATCTTATATCAAGTTATACTTATATTTTAGGTGACCTTTTCACCAGAATGAATGAGCATACAAATCCGGATATTTTTTACAACGTTTTAAGACCATTTTTAACAGGCTGggaaaattcaaaagacTTAGGCTTGCCAAATGGAGTAAAATATGGTAGACATGGTAAATATAAGAAGTTTGCAGGTGGCTCTAATGCTCAAAGTTCattgattcaatttattgatattcttTTAAACGTTGAAcataaaaatgaagaaggAGTGGCCAATGGTTTATCTTACATTTTGGAAATGAGAAAATATATGCCCTATTTACATAGGAAGTTCCTAGAACATTTCTCAGCAGCATGTAAATTGAAGGAGTTTGTTTTAAAACATGCCGATGATCATCCAGATTTAGTTAAAGATTATGATGATTGTTTGGATAATCTGAAAATGTTCAGAGATAAGCATGTAAAATTGGTTACCACTTACATTATTACCCCATCCAGAAAGGCAAAAACGCTAGAAACCAATAAACGTAAGCACCATATAAACAATGGACTAGCTATAAAAGGTACAGGTAGCACTTCTTTTGTTCTTTTCTTAAAACAATGTAGAACTGATACTGTTGACGCTGGaataaattttaagaaaGGAAAAAGAAGCTCTTAA
- the GLN1 gene encoding glutamate--ammonia ligase (similar to Saccharomyces cerevisiae GLN1 (YPR035W); ancestral locus Anc_7.449), with translation MADIEMEKTHILQKYLDLDQRGKVIAEYVWIDGTGNLRSKGRTLNKKVTSIDQLPEWNFDGSSTNQAPGNDSDVYLKPAAFYPDPFRRGDNIVVLAECFNNDGTPNKFNHRHEAAKLFQAHESEEIWFGLEQEYTLFDQYDQVYGWPKGGFPAPQGPYYCGVGAGRVHARDLIEAHYRACLYAGLEISGINAEVMPSQWEFQVGPCTGIKMGDELWMARYLLHRVAEEFGVKISFHPKPLKGDWNGAGCHTNVSTKNMRAPGGMKYIDEAIDKLAKRHSEHIKLYGTDNEMRLTGRHETASMTSFSSGVANRGASIRIPRSVAKEGYGYFEDRRPASNIDPYLVTGIMCETICGAIENADMSKEFDRESQ, from the coding sequence ATGGCTGATATTGAAATGGAAAAAACTCATATCCTACAGAAATATCTAGATCTGGACCAAAGGGGTAAGGTTATCGCTGAGTACGTGTGGATTGACGGCACCGGTAATCTAAGATCAAAAGGTAGAACTTTAAACAAGAAAGTCACCTCTATCGATCAGCTACCAGAATGGAACTTCGATGGTTCTTCTACTAATCAAGCCCCAGGTAACGATTCCGACGTCTACTTGAAACCTGCCGCATTCTACCCAGATCCGTTCAGAAGAGGCGACAACATTGTCGTCTTGGCTGAATGTTTCAACAATGACGGTACTCCAAACAAGTTTAACCATAGACATGAGGCTGCCAAGTTGTTCCAGGCTCACGAATCCGAAGAGATTTGGTTTGGTCTAGAACAAGAATATACTTTATTCGACCAATACGACCAGGTTTACGGTTGGCCAAAGGGTGGTTTCCCAGCTCCACAAGGTCCATACTACTGTGGTGTTGGTGCCGGCAGGGTACATGCCAGAGACTTGATCGAAGCTCATTACAGAGCTTGTCTATACGCCGGTTTGGAGATTTCTGGTATTAACGCCGAAGTCATGCCTTCTCAATGGGAATTCCAAGTCGGTCCATGCACCGGTATCAAGATGGGTGACGAATTATGGATGGCCAGATATCTGTTACACAGGGTCGCCGAAGAGTTCGGTGTCAAGATCTCCTTCCATCCAAAACCATTAAAGGGTGACTGGAACGGCGCTGGTTGTCACACCAACGTCTCCACAAAGAACATGAGAGCACCAGGTGGTATGAAGTACATCGACGAGGCCATCGACAAGTTAGCAAAGAGACACAGCGAACACATCAAACTATACGGTACTGATAACGAGATGAGATTGACCGGTAGACATGAAACTGCATCCATGACCAGTTTCTCCTCCGGTGTTGCCAACAGAGGCGCCTCCATCAGAATCCCAAGATCCGTCGCCAAGGAAGGATATGGTTACTTCGAAGACCGTAGACCAGCCTCTAACATCGATCCATATTTAGTCACCGGTATCATGTGCGAGACTATCTGTGGTGCCATTGAAAACGCTGACATGTCTAAGGAGTTCGACAGAGAATCCCAATAG